In Quercus robur chromosome 11, dhQueRobu3.1, whole genome shotgun sequence, the following proteins share a genomic window:
- the LOC126705483 gene encoding RNA demethylase ALKBH9B-like yields the protein MTGELTRWESDGESLLKSLERDEIFEYLSEGFCRQCKSLLQTRIHSLVNQKVREREIRPKSNNGDIEGSRFLSRQRQETRFTQMPDSSSWRKGSNSHFQSLNNSSSDGRDSEEEQNEHIRVSQVVREKEFVYFERINGKPTNVLQGLELHTGVFNAEEQRKIVECVYDFQTMGQRGQLRERTYSEPRKWMRGKGRVTIQFGCCYNYAVDKNGNPPGIVRDEEVDPLPSLFKKMIKRMVRWHVLPPSCIPNSCIVNIYEEGDCIPPHIDHHDFVRPFCTVSFLTECNILFGSNLKILSPGEFGGPVSMPLPVGSVLVLNGNGADIAKHCVPAVPAKRISITFRKMDDSKMPYRFLLDPELDGINPLDYSLANHRKVHYNDKSTRREYEPVRTRSNNSFVIEKDDFPPLGSSRAAMNGLRVSKDRSRQRKF from the exons ATGACCGGAGAGTTGACTCGTTGGGAGTCCGACGGAGAGAGCTTGTTGAAGAGCTTAGAACGCGAcgagatttttgagtatttatcTGAAGGCTTTTGCCGTCAGTGCAAGTCTCTTCTCCAAACTCGTATTCACTCCCTCGTCAACC AAAAGGTGCGTGAGCGTGAAATAAGACCCAAGTCAAATAATGGTGACATTGaaggttcaagatttttgagtaGGCAAAGACAGGAGACTCGTTTTACTCAAATGCCTGACTCTTCTTCATGGAGAAAAGGATCCAACTCTCACTTTCAGTCATTAAACAATTCATCATCTGATGGACGTGACAGTGAGGAGGAGCAAAACGAGCATATCAGAGTATCACAAGTTGTGAGGGAAAAGGAGTTTGTTTATTTTGAGCGGATAAATGGGAAACCAACAAATGTGCTTCAAGGCCTAGAGCTTCATACCGGGGTTTTTAATGCCGAGGAACAGAGGAAGATTGTCGAATGCGTCTATGATTTCCAAACTATGGGCCAAAGGGGACAGCTAAGAG AGCGTACTTATTCAGAACCAAGAAAGTGGATGCGTGGTAAGGGGCGTGTCACTATTCAATTTGGTTGTTGTTACAATTACGCAGTG GATAAAAATGGGAACCCTCCAGGCATAGTAAGAGATGAAGAAGTGGATCCCCTACCATCCTTGTTTAAGAAAATGATCAAAAGAATGGTTAGGTGGCATGTTTTACCTCCATCATGCATACCTAACAGTTGTATTGTAAATATTTATGAAGAAGGAGATTGCATTCCACCTCACATTGACCATCATGACTTTGTCCGACCATTTTGCACAGTTTCATTTTTGACTGAATGCAATATACTTTTTGGCTCAAATCTGAAGATTTTGAGTCCAGGGGAGTTTGGGGGACCTGTCTCTATGCCATTGCCTGTAGG ATCAGTGTTGGTTCTAAATGGTAATGGAGCTGATATTGCTAAACACTGTGTTCCAGCTGTCCCAGCAAAAAG GATATCCATAACATTTAGGAAAATGGATGATAGCAAAATGCCATACAGATTTTTGTTGGACCCCGAATTGGATGGGATTAATCCTCTTGACTATTCTTTGGCAAATCACCGGAAAGTGCACTACAACGACAAATCTACCCGTCGTGAATATGAACCTGTGAGAACAAGGAGCAACAACTCCTTTGTCATTGAGAAAGATGATTTTCCTCCACTTGGCAGCTCAAGAGCTGCCATGAATGGATTGAGAGTCAGCAAAGACAGATCAAGGCAACGAAAATTTTGA